The following proteins are co-located in the Flammeovirga kamogawensis genome:
- the odhB gene encoding 2-oxoglutarate dehydrogenase complex dihydrolipoyllysine-residue succinyltransferase, producing the protein MSLQMNVPAVGESITEVTVARWLKEDGEAVELDDVLCELESDKATFELVAEGDGILKIAPEAEEDAVLEIGALLCTIEQGEGAPKKASTSTDEAAPVAASEGPKATGQVLEMVVPTVGESITEVTIASWAKEDGDFVELDDLLCEIESDKATFELTAEESGILRIIAQEDETLEIGAPICKIEVMEGGAPQAVATSSSVEATPSAQTSSDTTYATGHASPAAAKILAERGIDVASVKGTGVDGRITKEDAEKAQKVAAPAASKAKKETAAPSAPAPVAGERAQRREKMTALRKTVARRLVSVKNETAMLTTFNEVDMKPVMDLRKKYKEMFKDKHEIGLGFMSFFTKAVTVALQEWPAVNAFIDGNQLVYNDYADVSIAVSAPKGLVVPVIRNAESLSLAAIEKEVRRLALKARDNKLTIPEMEGGTFTITNGGVFGSMLSTPIINAPQSAILGMHNIVERPVAINGEVQIRPIMYVALSYDHRIIDGRESVSFLKRVKELLEDPIRLLLDV; encoded by the coding sequence ATGAGCTTACAAATGAATGTTCCAGCTGTAGGTGAGTCAATCACTGAAGTAACTGTCGCAAGATGGTTAAAGGAAGATGGAGAAGCAGTTGAATTAGATGATGTGCTTTGTGAACTAGAATCAGACAAAGCTACATTTGAGTTAGTTGCTGAAGGAGATGGTATTTTAAAAATTGCTCCAGAAGCAGAAGAAGATGCAGTACTAGAAATTGGTGCTTTATTGTGTACAATTGAACAAGGTGAAGGAGCTCCTAAAAAAGCGTCAACTTCAACAGATGAAGCGGCTCCGGTAGCTGCATCAGAAGGACCAAAAGCAACTGGTCAAGTGTTGGAAATGGTAGTGCCTACAGTTGGAGAATCAATTACTGAAGTTACAATTGCATCATGGGCTAAAGAAGATGGTGATTTTGTAGAATTAGATGATCTACTTTGCGAAATCGAATCTGATAAAGCTACATTCGAATTAACTGCTGAAGAGTCTGGTATTCTAAGAATCATTGCTCAAGAAGATGAAACATTAGAAATCGGTGCTCCAATTTGTAAAATTGAAGTAATGGAAGGTGGTGCTCCTCAAGCAGTAGCAACATCTTCTTCTGTAGAAGCAACTCCTTCTGCACAAACATCTTCAGATACAACTTATGCAACTGGTCATGCATCTCCTGCTGCTGCTAAAATTTTAGCAGAAAGAGGTATTGATGTTGCCTCTGTAAAAGGTACTGGTGTTGATGGTCGTATCACTAAAGAAGATGCAGAGAAAGCTCAAAAAGTAGCAGCACCTGCAGCTTCAAAAGCTAAGAAAGAAACTGCAGCTCCTTCTGCTCCTGCTCCAGTAGCGGGTGAAAGAGCTCAACGAAGAGAAAAAATGACAGCTTTACGTAAGACTGTAGCTCGTCGTTTAGTTTCAGTGAAGAATGAAACAGCTATGTTGACTACCTTCAACGAGGTAGATATGAAGCCAGTGATGGATCTTCGTAAGAAATACAAAGAGATGTTTAAAGACAAGCATGAAATCGGTTTAGGTTTTATGTCATTCTTTACAAAAGCAGTAACTGTGGCATTACAAGAATGGCCTGCAGTAAATGCATTTATTGATGGAAATCAATTAGTGTATAATGATTATGCAGATGTTTCTATTGCAGTTTCAGCTCCTAAAGGGTTAGTTGTTCCAGTAATTAGGAATGCTGAATCTTTAAGCTTAGCAGCTATCGAGAAAGAAGTGAGAAGATTAGCACTTAAGGCTCGTGATAACAAATTGACTATACCAGAAATGGAAGGAGGTACATTTACTATTACAAATGGTGGTGTATTTGGGTCTATGTTATCAACGCCAATTATTAATGCTCCACAATCGGCAATTTTAGGTATGCACAATATCGTAGAACGCCCGGTAGCAATTAATGGTGAGGTTCAAATTCGTCCAATCATGTATGTTGCTCTTTCTTATGATCACCGTATTATTGATGGTCGTGAATCAGTAAGCTTCTTGAAACGAGTGAAAGAACTTCTTGAAGATCCAATCAGATTATTATTAGACGTTTAA
- a CDS encoding J domain-containing protein produces the protein MSNFYNILGVDKKADKRQIKKAYLSLAKKYHPDVAGNDPLSEDKFKLINEAYNTLSDDSKKFHYDQGSVFSSTNIYNTTTPSTPPPSRTSREENRRSERFQAKREEYKESVQEEKKSNKKNRKKYIPAMVAGYVAIMVGVISFFVDRQSKLAAEAYANAKTNLEVLNTNKALSDAQLLSEYDAYTESKIIFSALLIVDQKEKTGINELLALKEELNNNQNSSFDNDINYYLGRAYFNIKNKTKAIATFKEILKKDKNNTAVNYWLGRTLNELSHDYDDAAKCFEISMNNDNYKTQSILRCGIALQNDRQYNLSEEYLLTAVDNPTTKAIANYHLGWHYFLSKHDNEKACIYWKLSAKQGNPEALYQVRRNCR, from the coding sequence ATGAGCAATTTTTACAACATTTTAGGAGTTGATAAGAAAGCTGACAAACGTCAGATAAAAAAAGCTTATTTATCCCTTGCAAAAAAATACCATCCTGATGTAGCAGGAAATGACCCATTAAGTGAAGATAAATTTAAACTAATTAATGAGGCTTACAATACACTATCTGATGATAGTAAAAAGTTTCATTATGATCAAGGAAGTGTATTTTCATCAACAAACATTTATAACACAACTACACCTAGTACCCCTCCTCCTTCTAGAACTTCAAGAGAAGAAAATCGTAGGAGCGAACGTTTTCAAGCAAAAAGAGAAGAGTACAAAGAAAGTGTACAAGAAGAAAAGAAATCTAACAAGAAAAACAGGAAAAAATATATTCCTGCAATGGTAGCGGGTTACGTTGCTATTATGGTTGGTGTTATTTCTTTTTTCGTCGATCGCCAGAGCAAACTGGCGGCAGAAGCGTACGCTAATGCCAAAACAAACCTTGAAGTTTTAAATACAAATAAAGCTTTAAGCGATGCTCAATTACTTTCAGAATATGATGCTTATACAGAAAGTAAAATAATTTTCTCTGCATTACTAATTGTTGATCAGAAAGAAAAAACAGGTATTAATGAGCTTTTAGCATTAAAGGAAGAATTAAATAACAATCAAAATTCATCTTTTGATAACGATATTAATTATTACTTAGGGCGTGCTTATTTTAATATAAAGAATAAAACAAAGGCTATAGCTACTTTTAAAGAAATCCTTAAAAAGGATAAAAATAACACAGCAGTTAATTATTGGCTTGGGAGAACACTTAATGAATTATCACATGATTATGACGATGCAGCAAAGTGTTTTGAGATAAGTATGAATAATGATAATTATAAAACCCAATCTATTTTAAGATGTGGAATTGCTCTTCAGAACGACAGACAATATAATTTATCAGAAGAATATTTATTAACAGCAGTTGATAACCCAACAACAAAGGCAATTGCAAATTATCATTTAGGATGGCATTATTTCCTAAGCAAACATGATAATGAGAAAGCATGTATTTATTGGAAATTATCTGCTAAACAAGGTAACCCAGAAGCCTTATACCAGGTTAGAAGAAATTGTAGATAA
- the secG gene encoding preprotein translocase subunit SecG: protein MMYFFIILIIIIAVLLILVVLAQDSKGGGLTGDMGAASSSMMGARRASSWIENATWILIISLAVLSIGVNVFIPNDKTANVQTSSSIESAQEMPAPTTLPAQETPAETAPAPADAE, encoded by the coding sequence ATGATGTACTTTTTTATAATCCTGATTATTATAATCGCTGTTCTACTAATTTTAGTAGTATTAGCTCAGGATTCAAAAGGTGGTGGTCTTACAGGTGACATGGGCGCTGCAAGTAGTTCGATGATGGGTGCAAGAAGAGCATCTTCGTGGATTGAAAACGCGACTTGGATCTTGATCATTTCATTAGCCGTACTTTCAATTGGAGTAAACGTGTTTATTCCTAATGACAAGACTGCTAATGTTCAAACTTCTTCGAGCATCGAGAGTGCTCAAGAAATGCCAGCTCCTACAACTCTACCAGCACAAGAAACTCCAGCAGAAACTGCTCCGGCACCTGCTGATGCTGAATAG
- a CDS encoding sigma-54 interaction domain-containing protein → MENREILSIKQRFGIIGNAPSLNHAIQVAIQVAATDLTVMITGESGSGKESFSKIIHQLSSRKHGKFIAINCGAIPEGTIDSELFGHEKGSFTGANEARKGYFEVTDGGTIFLDEIGEMPIETQARLLRVLENKEFIRVGSSKVLKTDVRVVAATNVNLLKNVQKGKFREDLYYRLNTVPIKVPPLRERGNDIELLFRKFATDFAEQYHVKPLALTPEAKQILINFAFPGNIRQLKNLAEQMSALELDRLVTGDTMKRYLPQVNNQLLVMDNDDKSLNERDLLYKVLFDMRQDMNDLKKIVIQLAQGKKNASTVLAENSKLFSSVMDDIPTSSETAITVRPTQPPANYNFDTPSETPINNDNPVIITNNETDNYGNKTYDLDKVVEVKPEEESLSIEKKEKELIIKALQKNNNKRKYAAQDLGISERTLYRKIKQYELDE, encoded by the coding sequence ATGGAAAACAGAGAAATTTTATCAATCAAGCAACGATTTGGAATAATAGGCAATGCTCCTAGTTTAAATCATGCTATACAAGTAGCTATACAAGTAGCTGCAACAGACCTTACTGTAATGATAACTGGAGAAAGTGGTTCTGGAAAAGAATCATTTTCTAAAATTATACATCAACTTAGCTCTCGTAAACACGGAAAATTTATTGCTATAAACTGTGGTGCTATACCAGAGGGCACAATTGACTCCGAATTATTTGGTCATGAAAAAGGATCATTTACAGGAGCTAATGAAGCTAGAAAAGGTTACTTTGAAGTAACCGATGGAGGAACGATTTTCTTAGATGAAATTGGTGAAATGCCTATCGAAACTCAAGCTCGACTTTTAAGGGTATTAGAAAATAAAGAATTTATTAGAGTTGGTTCGTCTAAAGTACTAAAGACTGATGTACGCGTTGTTGCTGCAACAAATGTCAATCTCTTAAAAAATGTACAAAAAGGTAAATTTAGAGAAGACCTTTATTACCGTTTAAATACTGTACCTATTAAAGTTCCTCCTTTAAGAGAAAGAGGAAATGATATTGAGTTACTTTTCAGGAAATTTGCTACAGATTTTGCAGAGCAATACCATGTAAAACCTTTAGCACTTACACCCGAAGCAAAACAAATCCTTATCAATTTTGCATTCCCTGGAAATATCCGTCAGTTAAAAAATTTAGCAGAACAAATGTCTGCTTTAGAATTAGACAGGTTAGTTACAGGAGATACAATGAAACGTTACTTACCTCAGGTGAATAACCAATTGTTAGTAATGGACAACGACGATAAATCATTAAATGAAAGAGATTTACTTTATAAAGTTCTCTTTGATATGCGTCAGGACATGAATGATCTCAAAAAAATTGTAATTCAATTAGCACAAGGAAAGAAAAATGCTAGTACAGTTTTAGCTGAAAATTCTAAATTGTTTAGTAGTGTGATGGATGACATTCCAACCTCCTCAGAAACAGCTATTACTGTCCGTCCAACGCAACCTCCTGCTAATTACAATTTCGATACACCATCAGAAACTCCTATTAATAATGACAACCCTGTTATCATTACAAACAATGAGACTGATAATTATGGAAATAAAACCTATGATTTAGACAAAGTAGTTGAAGTAAAACCTGAAGAAGAATCTTTATCAATCGAAAAGAAAGAAAAAGAGTTAATAATAAAGGCTTTGCAAAAAAATAATAATAAAAGAAAGTACGCTGCACAAGATTTAGGTATCTCAGAACGCACTTTATATCGAAAAATTAAACAATACGAACTTGATGAATAA
- the lpdA gene encoding dihydrolipoyl dehydrogenase: MTYDLTVIGSGPGGYIAAIRASQLGMKVALIEKYSTLGGTCLNVGCIPSKALLDSSELYHQAVHRFSDHGLEVETPKIDFGKMIGRKGEVVKQTTDGIAFLMKKNKIDVLQGFGSFVDKNTIKIEGEESKIINTKNTVIATGSKPVMLPFIEFDKKRVITSTEALELKEIPKHLIVIGGGVIGLELGSVYARLGAEVTVVEYADALIPTMDVSLGKEMQKVLKKEGFKFNLKTKVESVKVEGEEVVVKATDKKGKEIEIKGDYCLVSIGRRPYTDKLNFEAIGGKMDERGRIDVNDHLETSVEGVYAIGDVVKGAMLAHKAEEEGVYVAERMNGQKPHINYKLIPGVVYTWPEVASVGYTEQELKESKRAYKAGSFPFRASGRARASMDIDGLVKVLADKETDEILGMHIIGPRAADMISEGVVAMEFRASAEDISRMSHAHPTYSEAIKEACLAATDDRALNM; this comes from the coding sequence ATGACTTACGATTTAACAGTAATTGGTTCAGGTCCTGGTGGATATATAGCAGCAATCCGTGCTTCTCAACTTGGGATGAAAGTAGCCTTAATCGAAAAATATTCAACATTAGGAGGTACATGTTTAAATGTTGGATGTATTCCATCAAAAGCATTACTTGATTCTTCGGAATTATATCATCAAGCAGTACACCGATTTTCAGATCATGGTTTAGAAGTTGAAACTCCTAAAATTGATTTTGGTAAAATGATCGGAAGAAAAGGTGAAGTAGTAAAACAAACTACAGATGGTATTGCCTTTTTAATGAAAAAAAATAAAATTGATGTTCTTCAAGGTTTTGGTTCTTTTGTAGATAAAAATACAATCAAGATTGAAGGAGAAGAATCAAAAATTATCAATACTAAAAATACTGTAATAGCAACGGGTTCTAAACCTGTTATGTTACCGTTTATTGAGTTTGATAAGAAAAGAGTTATCACTTCAACTGAAGCTTTAGAATTAAAAGAAATTCCAAAACACTTAATCGTAATTGGTGGTGGTGTTATTGGTTTAGAACTAGGTTCTGTTTATGCTCGTTTAGGTGCTGAAGTTACAGTAGTAGAATATGCAGATGCGTTAATTCCTACTATGGATGTTTCTTTAGGAAAAGAAATGCAGAAAGTACTTAAAAAAGAAGGGTTTAAGTTTAACTTAAAAACTAAAGTAGAATCTGTTAAAGTAGAAGGTGAAGAAGTTGTTGTTAAAGCAACTGACAAAAAAGGGAAAGAAATTGAAATTAAAGGTGATTACTGTTTAGTTTCAATTGGTCGTCGTCCATATACTGATAAGCTTAATTTTGAAGCTATTGGTGGTAAAATGGATGAAAGAGGACGTATAGATGTAAATGATCATTTAGAGACTTCTGTAGAAGGTGTATACGCAATTGGTGATGTTGTTAAAGGAGCAATGTTAGCACACAAAGCAGAAGAGGAAGGTGTTTATGTAGCTGAACGCATGAACGGACAAAAACCACATATCAATTATAAATTGATTCCAGGTGTTGTTTATACATGGCCAGAAGTTGCATCTGTAGGTTACACAGAGCAAGAGCTAAAAGAATCTAAAAGAGCTTACAAAGCAGGTTCTTTCCCATTCAGAGCATCAGGTAGAGCGAGAGCGTCTATGGATATTGATGGTTTGGTAAAAGTTCTTGCAGATAAAGAAACAGATGAAATCTTAGGTATGCATATTATTGGGCCTCGTGCTGCTGATATGATATCTGAAGGGGTTGTAGCAATGGAATTCAGAGCGTCTGCTGAAGATATATCTAGAATGTCGCATGCACATCCAACTTACTCTGAAGCAATCAAAGAAGCTTGTTTAGCTGCTACAGACGATAGAGCATTGAATATGTAA
- the pepE gene encoding dipeptidase PepE: MNNRNLLIVSTSTVHGNGYLGYCEDTIKQFFMGVDEVIFIPYARPGGITHSEYTAIAKKKFNELGFKMRGLHEFDNPKNALLTAKGVFTGGGNTFVLLDQLQKLDLIKTIQSRVKIGMRYMGTSAGSNITGLTINTTNDMPIAHPTSLNALALVPFNLNPHYLDPDPNSKHMGETRETRIKEFHTYNSQVVVGLREGSWLKVNGNSIVLEGELSARIFIQGKEPYELTPKDDFSFLLNH; the protein is encoded by the coding sequence TTAGGTTATTGCGAAGATACAATTAAGCAGTTCTTTATGGGTGTTGATGAAGTAATCTTTATACCCTATGCTAGACCTGGTGGGATTACTCATAGTGAATACACGGCAATAGCTAAAAAGAAATTCAATGAACTAGGCTTCAAAATGAGAGGTTTACATGAATTTGACAATCCAAAAAATGCTCTTTTAACAGCTAAGGGAGTTTTTACTGGAGGAGGAAATACATTTGTTTTGTTAGATCAGTTACAGAAGTTAGATCTAATTAAAACAATTCAATCTAGAGTAAAGATAGGTATGAGGTATATGGGAACTAGTGCAGGTTCTAATATTACTGGTTTAACCATAAACACTACGAATGACATGCCTATTGCACACCCTACATCTCTAAATGCATTAGCGTTAGTTCCTTTTAATTTAAACCCACATTACTTAGATCCTGATCCTAATTCTAAGCATATGGGTGAAACTAGAGAAACAAGAATTAAAGAATTCCACACATATAATTCACAAGTTGTTGTTGGTTTAAGAGAAGGATCTTGGCTTAAAGTTAATGGAAATAGTATAGTTCTTGAAGGAGAATTATCTGCTAGGATATTCATACAAGGTAAAGAACCCTATGAACTTACACCTAAAGATGACTTCAGCTTCCTATTAAATCATTAA
- the lptE gene encoding LPS assembly lipoprotein LptE has product MKSWLIKLIVLPILALSACTGVRFTFSGVNIDPNIKTFSVEPYTNEASDGPSTMAFTFTDELTQYILRNTSLVAAPQGLKGDIEFSGAVTGYRVTPISPGGGEQQQTEQQRLTITVKTNFINNFDDEKSFDKGFSFFYDFPGNQNVQDVESEAIDVIFTQIITDTFQAALADW; this is encoded by the coding sequence ATGAAAAGTTGGCTTATAAAACTTATCGTTTTACCCATTTTAGCCCTTTCAGCATGTACTGGAGTCCGTTTTACATTTTCTGGAGTTAATATTGACCCAAATATTAAAACATTCTCTGTAGAACCGTACACTAATGAAGCTTCTGATGGTCCATCTACAATGGCCTTTACATTTACAGATGAATTGACGCAATATATTCTTAGAAATACAAGTTTAGTTGCTGCACCTCAAGGTTTAAAAGGTGATATAGAGTTTAGTGGAGCAGTAACTGGGTACAGAGTGACGCCAATTTCACCAGGTGGTGGAGAGCAACAACAGACAGAACAACAACGTCTTACTATAACAGTTAAAACTAACTTTATCAACAACTTTGATGATGAAAAAAGTTTTGACAAGGGATTTTCATTTTTCTATGATTTCCCAGGTAACCAAAACGTTCAGGATGTAGAATCTGAGGCAATTGATGTAATCTTTACTCAAATTATTACAGATACATTCCAAGCTGCATTAGCTGATTGGTAA